DNA from Nitriliruptor alkaliphilus DSM 45188:
GAGCTGCGCGGCGAGCTCGGGGTCCGGGCCCCGGACGTCACCCTCGGCGGGTCCCGGGACATCACCACGATCCCGGCTGCCATCCGGTGGGCCCTCGCCATCGCCTGGCGCCTGGTCGACGGACGCCGGCTCCGGCGTGAACTGTTCGGCGGGCGAGGGGGGATCTGCATCGTGCACGGCGACACGCCGTCGACGCTGCTGGCCACCCTCCTCGCCAGGCGTGCTGGCCTGGAGGTCGCCCACCTCGAGGCGGGGCTGCGCTCGCGGTCGGTGCTCGAGCCGTTCCCAGAGGAGCTCATCCGCCGGATCGTGATGCGCCTCGGTGCGGTGCTGTTCGCGCCCGACGACGTCGCGGCCGCCAACCTCCACCGCCGTGGGCTCGGCGGACGAACGGTGCGGACATCGGCCAACACCGTGGTCGACGCGCTGCGGTACTCGCTGGGCGACACGCCGGTCGCACCCACGGGTCCGGCCGTGGTCACCATGCACCGGGTCGAGAACCTGCACCGCGCCGAGCGGGTCCGCGGCTTCGTCGACCTGGTCGAGCGGCTGGCCGCGCGGGGGCCGGTCACCTTCGTGGTGCACGGTCCGACCGAGTCGACCATCGCGCCGCATCGTTCGCGCCTGGAGGCCGCGGGGGTCGAACTCGTGCCGCTGCTCGCCCACGCCCGCTTCACGCGGATGCTCGCGGCCGCGCCGCTGGTGGTCACCGACGGGGGCAGCATCCAGGAGGAGTGCGCCCTCCTCGGCGTCCCGACGCTCCTGTGGCGCGCGCAGACCGAGCGGCCCGACGGGCTCGGGGTCAACGTGGTGCTCGGTCGCTACGAGTCGGCGGTCCTCGACCGGTTCGTCGACGACCACGAGGCGCTGCGTCGCCCCCCGCTGACCGCCCAGGTGCACCCGTCGGCCGAGATCCTGACGACGCTCGAGGGGCGGCTCGCCGACCGCCGGTGAGTCGGCGCTGACGGCCGTCAGCCGACGCGGCTGACCCGGTCGTTGACGAGCTTGTCGAGCGCCCGGCGCAGGAGGCTGCCGAGCTGGGCCCGGGTGACCCCGGCCCGAGGCTCGAACCTGCCGTCCGCCCGGCCCTCGATGAAGCCGAGCTGGCTGCCGACCCGCACGTTGCGCTCGTGGACCCCGCCGACGTCGGGGAACCGGTTGCCGCTGACGCGCACGCTGCCTCGCGCCAGGTGCTCGTAGGTGCGCACCAGGAGGCTGGCGAACTGCTCGCGGGTCACCCGGTTCGCGGGCCGGTAGGTGCCGTCGTGGTAGCCACTGACGATGCCGAGCACGGCCAGGGCCTCGATGTTGTCACGGTGCACGTCACCGGCGAGGTCGCTGAACTGCCCCCTCCTCGGCACCGGCAGGTCCTCCGCGGTGCGCACCAGGTTGGCGAGGAAGGTCGCGACCTGCCCACGGGTGACGGTCTGCGCCGGCCCGTAGGTCCCGTCCCGGAACCCACCGGCGAGCCCGTGGTGGACGATGCAATCCACGTTCAGGGTGTGCACGTCGCTGCGGTGCAGGTCCGGGAACGGCGCGCGTGGCGCACCGCCTCGGCAGGCGCCGAGGTCGGCGCCGAGCGCCTGCATCGTCCCGGGCGCGCTGGCGAGTCCCGCGCGCGTCGTGCCACTCGGACGGCTGGTGTTGCCGAGGCTGCCGAAGGGGCGCGCCCCCTGCCGGACGGCTCGGGCGATCCTGGCACCGTCGCGGACGCCGGTCTCGCTGATCGCCAGGGCGACCGCACCGGTCACGGTGGGCGCCGCCTGCGAGGTCCCGTCGAGCTCGCCGTAGTGCCCCTCGGGCAGCGTGCTGAGGACGGCGACGCCGGGTGCGGCCACGTCGACCAGCGTCGTGGACACGTTCGCGAAGCAGGGCACCTCGCCACGGTTGTCGACGGCGGTGACGCTGATGACGTTCGGGGCGGTCGACGACGCCGGGTACTCCGGCATGTCGTCGAGTACGTGACGGACGCAGGTTTCGCGGTCTCGGTAGTAGCCGCTGTTGCCCGCCGCGACCACGACCGGGATCCTGGCGTCGCGGATCGTGCGCTCGAGGGCCGCGAGGGCACAGTTGCCCGACTCGCGCTGGCCGCAACGTTGGAGGTCCCGTTCGGTGACCCGACCCTCGACCCCCCACGAGGCGTTGATCACGTGGGCACCCGACTCGACCGCGTACTGCATCGCCCGGATGCCGTCGGAGACGGCGCCGTCGGTCCCACGGAGGAACTTGACGCTCATCAAACGCACCCGGGGGGCCACGCCGACGGTGCCCACGTCGTTCTCCGCGGCAGCGACCACACCGGCCACGTGGGTGCCGTGCGCGTCCTCGGTGGCGTCGGCGTACACCTGCCCCGAGGGGCCGTGCCCGGAGAAGTTGCACCCGTGGATGTCGCCTGTGCAGTTGAAGGACGAGGTCCCCGGCCGGGGGTTGCGCCACAGGTTCGGCTTCAGGTCCGGGTGGTGGATGTCCAGGCCGGTGTCGACGATCGCGACCACGACACCCGCCCGGCCGCGGCTGGCACGCCAGGCCGAGTGCGCACCGATGTCGATGTTCGCGCGGCCCCGTTGGAAGCTGAGGTCGGCGCCGCGGGCCTGCTGGCCGGTGTTGCGCCACCACCACTGATCGCCGCGGAGCGGGTCCGCAGCGGTGCGGAACGCGAGCTTGCGGTCCGGTTGTATCGAGGCGACCTCGGGCGCGGCCGCCAGGGTGGCGACGGTGCTCTCGGCGGTCGTCGGGTCCACCTCGAGGACCTGGACACCGAACCCGGCGACGACATCGTCGTGGCCCGCCGCACCCAGCACGCGCTCCATCCCCGCGTCGCTGGTGCCGGGCTGGAAGGTGACCAGCAACCGGTCGGCGACCGCCTCGCCGACCATCGCCGCATCGGCGCTCGGCGCGGCCGTGTCGAGCTCGGCCAACAAGGCTGACACCTGGGCGTCGACCGACGACGTTCCTGCGCCCGGGTCCGCCACCGCCGGAACGGCGTGGACCACGAGCGACACGGCGAGCAGGCTCGTGACTCCGAGCCGGAACCGACCTGCCAACCTGCTGACCCTCCCCCTCACGACGTCTCCTCCAGGAGCGCGTCGAGCAACCTGCCGTTGCCCCGCTCGCGAGCCACCAGCGCCGCCAGCTCGGCAGCCCGGTGATGGTCCCCGACGCGGAGCGCTTCCTCTGCATGCATCGGCACCACGCGCGTCAGCGGCACGCCGAGCTGCCACACCGTGCGCGGAGCGTCCGACGCGAGTTCGGCGACCTTCGACGAGTACGGCGCAGCGAGCACGGGCCGCCCCGCGAGCAGACCGGCGACCGCGGCGTGGAACCGCATCCCCAGCACCAGCCGCCCCCGGGCGACCTCGTCGAGGACGGTGTCGACGGTCGGGCGGACCGCGACGACGTCGACGCCGGTGACGCGGGCGGCGATGGCCTCGTGCAGCGGCCCGTCGCGGTCGGCCTGGAGGGCCACGAAGCGCAGCGACAGGCCGAGCGCACGGGCCAGGTCACCGAGCCTGGCCGCCAGCGCGGTCAGCTGCGCCGCGCTCGGCAGGCCCCGCTGCCAGTTCGAGGACGCCGGCCGCCAACCACCCCCGACGTTCCGCGGGCGCAGGCACACCACCAGCTCGTCGTGGGCGGGCTCGGTCGAGGGTGGCAGGGAGAAGGCGAGGTCCGCGGTCAGCCGCACGTGCCGACAACCGATGGTGCGCAGCTGCGAGGCGGTGAGCCGGTCGCGGGCACCGACGGGGACGGTCCGCAGCAGCGCGAGGACAGCGGCCTTCGAGGGAGCGTGCAGGGTCCCCCCACCGAGGCCCACCGCGACCACACGGGCGCCGGCGCCGCGTCCGACGGCCACGCGGGACAGGTGGTAGGGCACGTTCCATCGGCTGGACTCGTCCTGCAGCAACCCGCCGCCGCCGAGCACCAGCCGTCGGTCCGCCCGTGCGGCACGCCACCACGCGGGGGGATCGAGGTGAGGGAGCGCCTCGACGCCGTGCACCGCGGTGGTCGCAGCCGGATCGGTGGAGATGGCGGTCGGCTCGGCGCCACGGGCGCGCAGCTGCCTGGTCAGCGCCCGGAACAGCAGCTCGTCGCCCAGGTTGGTCGACCCGAGCCAGCCCGCGACCACCACGCCACGCCGACCGGCAGCGACGTCCGGCCGGGGATCGGTCCGCCCCCCGCCGCGGGCCGCCTCGGCGGTCACCGCAGGGACCGCGCCGCGCGGTAGAGGAAGGACGCCATCTGATCGCGGAGGACCGGATCGCCCGGGCAGTAGGAGTTGCCCCGACAGCCGGCCGTGATCCCGCGCTCGGCGATGGCGCCCACGTTCCCGGCGTGGGTGCCGTTCGGGGGGACGTCGTCGAAGGTCGGCCGTACCGGGTCGAGCCCCATCGCCCGGGCGATGAACGAGGCCATCTGCTCACGCGTGACCGGGTCGTCGGGCCCGAACCGACGGGCGCTGTAGCCCTTCGCGATGCCGGCCGCGGAGACCGAGGAGATGGCTTCTGCGTGGGTGCCACCGTTGACGTCGTCGAAGGTGTTGTCGGTGCGCTTGGGGATGTCGAAGGTGCGGTAGATGAAGGAGGCCATCTGTGCCCGGGTGACCCGCTCGCGCGGTGCGAACGTCGTCGCGGTCTTGCCCTGCGCGATCCCGGCGGCGTTGGCCCACACGATCGAGTACTCGTGGGTGTTCCCGTCGTCATCGATGAACGGTGCGAACCCGATCGAACGGATCTGGCTCGACGGGGGCCTGCCGCCAGCGCCGGCGAAGGGGTCCCCCGCAGCGTTGCGCACGGTCGTCGCGAGGTCGCACCGCAGGCTGTTGCCGGCGTACCCGTTGCGGTTGCACTTCCGCGACTGCGCTGCGGACGCCGTCGTGGAGAACTCCTTGGTGCCCTCAGGACCCGTCACGCGCAGGACGCGGGGTGAACCGCCCGCCGTACGCGACATGATCTCGACCCGCTGGATGCGCGACAGCCCGAGGCCGGTCACGCGCCGGAACTCGGCGTTGGAGGCGACCGCCGTCCAGCTGCGCATCGGGTTGACCGCGTCCAGCGACCACGGATCGTCGACCGACACCAGGTAGGGCACGGCGGTCCCGTAGGCCCACGAGTCCTGGCTGGCCTCGGTCCGCCCGCCGTGCGACGACGAGTAGTACGTGTTCGCGATGTTCCCGTTGCCGTCCACGAGGTAGCGGCCGGACGTCGCGGCCACCGCGTCGACCCACCGTTGACCGGTGGCCTCGATCTCCTTGTCGAACCCGACGAAGACTTGGCAGGCGGCGGTGGCACAGGTGACACGGTTGCGGCCCAGCACGTAACCGCGGGCGATGATGACCTGCGCCTCGAGGGCCTGCTGGCCGCCGCTCGCCCCCCAGGACGAGGGCACCTCACCGAGCCCGCGCAGGTAGCTCTCCAGCGGGAGGCGGTTGGTCACCCCGAGCTTGCCCTCCCCGTCGCTGCGGTACTCGACGCGGCCGTAGGCGTACTGCCGGGTCCCGAACGGGTGGTAGGTCCGCAGCCGCGCGCCGGCCGTGCGGACCTCGTCCATCGAGGTCAAGGACACGTGGAACGTGCCGTTCCCCCCGTGGACCAGGTCGTTCGCCGCATCGCGCAGCTCCACCCGGTTGACGTTGTCGGTGCCCCCACCGCGGACGGTCCAACTCGTCCCCGCGGGTTGGGTGACAGGGTCGTGGGCCGTGCCGTTGGGTTCGACGTAGCGCCAGGTGATGGCACCGCCGACGGCTTCCGCCGGCGTCGAGGTCACCCCGCCGGTGGCGAGCTGCACGGTGACCCGCTGCGGCGAGTCCGTGCTCCAGGTGCGTTGCGCGGTGCCCGGGTAGTAGTGCTGCAGGATCTGGCTGTGGGTCCGGCCTTCGCGGGACATGGCGTAGGCGCCGTACTGGGACATGCCGACCGAGTGGCCCCAGCCGCGGCCTCGGAGCACCACGCCCGGGTTGGGGTCGGGCTGGTCGCGCACGGAGGGACGCAGCGGCGTCCCGCTCTGCGCGCTGCCCGCCGAGGCGGGCAGCAGCGTCACGGCGAGCGCAAGGGCGAGGACGGACGAGGCGAGGCGGGTGCGCCGGGTCACGCAGGTGTTCCTTACGGCTCTGGGGTGGGCCTCCGCCTAGGTGGCGTCGGTTCCGTCGGTGGGCTCGGGCTCCGGCTCGGCGAGTTCCTCCTCGTCGGCGGCGCGTTCCTCGAGGAAGTGCAGGGCGTTGACGAGGAAGGTCGCCATCTGGCCGCGGGTCACCGACGCCTTGGGCAGGAAGGTGCCGTCGGACCGGCCCGACGCTATCCCCGCGTCGGCGATGGCGCCGATCTCTCCGGCGTAGCCGATCACGTCCGAGAAGCGTGCGGCGGCCTCGGGGTTCAGGTCCAGCTCCAGCGCGCGCGTGATGATCACCGCCATGTGCTCGCGGCGCAGCGGCTCGTTCGGACGGAAGGTGTTGCCCGCGTACCCGGTCAGGATCCCGGCCTCGACCAGCGCGTTGATCGCACCGGCGTGGACGAAGCCCGGATCGACATCGTTGAACCGGGCGCCGGGGATCGGCTCCAGGCCGAGGGCCTTGGACAGGAAGGTGGCGACCTGGGCACGGGTGACGTCACGCAGCGGACGGAAGGTGCGGTCGGGGTACCCGGTCGTGATCTCGCGGGCCACCAGCTCCTCGATGGCCGCCGCGTGCGGGCTGCCGGCCACGTCGGTGAAGCGCGGCGCGGTCGTGGCACCGGCACCGTCAGGGACACGGTCCCACTTGGAGGACTCCGCCTTGGCGTTGGTGCGGATGCGCTCGATGTGCTCCATGATCCGTCCGGGGCAGGAGGTCTGTCCCACCTGACGGTGCCCGACCACGGTCGGGTAGCTCGTCGAGTAGCGCCACACGGTGCCGTGCGTGTCGATGCCGTGGATGCCGGCCTTCCACCCGACGACGCGGTCGAGCGCACGCAGGATGTCGGCGTTGGGGGCCAGCTGGGAGTAGGTCCCGATGACCGAGATCCCCGTCGAGCCGGTGTTGAAACCGGCTGCGTGCGCCCCGATGACCGCACGGTCGAGGCCGCCGGCCCGACCCTCCCAGAGGCCGCCGCACGGATCGATCACCACGTTGTAGCCGAGGTCGCTCCAGCCGTTGTGGTTCTGGTGCCAGCTCTGCATGCTCCGCATGGTGCTCGCGACCGCATCGTGGCTGCAGGTGCCGTCCGCCTGGCGCAGGTTGTTCTGGGTGGCCGTGTGGTGCAGGACGACCTGCTGGACGCCGTTGCTCGCGACCGACGGGGTGCCCTTGAAGGGCGCCGCTCCCCACGAGGCGCGCGAGTTGACCCCGGCAGGCACGGTCGCGGCCTCGGCCGGGACGGGGCGCGGGGTGAGGTGACGGACGAGCTTGGCGACCGCGCCCTCGTTCAGGCCGCCACCGTCGATGAAGCCGAGGGTCACCCCGGTGAGGTCCTCCCCAGGTGCCTCGACCTGCACGTGGCGGCCCTCGAGGGTCACCTGGAGGTCGGTGAGACCGACGGCCTCGGCGTCGACCGCAGCGGCTGCTTCCTCGGTACCGGGGTCGGGGGCATCCAGGCCGTCCTGACGCTCCAGCGCGAACCAGGGGGTCCACGTCTCGCCGTCGACGCTGGTACGCACGTTGATGGCATCGAGCCCCGTCGGGAGCTCGGCCCACAGCGCCGTGAACTCGATGGGGGCGGTCACGACGCCCGACCGCTGACCGGGCGTCGGGTCACCGACCGGGCCCTCGAGCCCGTCGACGACGACCTCGGCCACCTCCGCCGTCGGCACGTGCGCGAGGTCGAGCTCCGCATCGACCACCTCGGGAGCAGCGACCTCGGTGGCCACCGCTGCGGGGATGACGCCCACCGACAGCAGGCTGGTCAGGACGAGCAGAGACACGACACGACGTGGTGGGCGCACCCGGGGTCCTCCCCTTCGATCTACCTCCGGGACATCGGCCACGATCGCCCCGAACCTGAGCACGAGTCACAGACGTTGACACGTGCAACAGGACGCCACAACAACGACACGCGGCGCTCCCGAGTTCCCGAACGTCCACTGGACGTCGTCTGCCCCAGCCAGCGTGCGGCTGGCGCAGCCTCGCAGCTACGGCAGATCCTGCGGAGGCCGTCGACCGCACCGTGCGTGGTCCGCGCCTCGGACCCCTCCGCGGTGCGTCCAGAGCCTGTCAGGAACCTTCCCGTCGACCGCGACGTACGCGGCTCCAGCGGTCAGGACCCGGGCGTCTCCACCGGGGCGCCCCAGCGCACCGACGCGAGCACGCCGTCGAAGGTGTCGCGGGCGCGGTCGAAGACCTCGGGCGCGTCCGTGCTCCCCGGCAGCGGCACCGGCTGCGCCAGCACCTCGACCTCACGCGCCGGCACGATCACGACCAGCTCACGGGTCTCGGCGGCGCCTTCCGAAGCCGGGGTGAGGAACTGCAACCGGGTCGCTGGGACACCGCCGACCTCGATCGCCTCGTCGACCTCCAAGGTCGCGCCGCTGTCCTCGATCTGGCGGCGCCACTCCCCCGGAGTGACCCCGCGCCGGTGGGTGAGGAACATGGCGACCACGTCCCCCGACGGCCGCTCCTCCTCGCTGACATCCCCACCGAGCGGCACGTTCGCGATGCTCAGCAGGGTCTGGCCCTCCTCGAAGACCGTCCACCCGTCGGGCAGTTCGAGCGTCAGGTCGCGCCACGCCACGGAACCGTCGGCGCCTCCCCGACCGCAGGCGGCCAGGACCAGCGCGAGGACGAGCAGCAGCGAGCGTCGCGCGACGGGCACGAGCACCTCCGGAGGACCGCGAGCGCGGAGGGTACGGCGAGGCCGACCGGGGGCGGACCGTCAGCCTGCGCCGTGGGTCCGCGGCCCGTCGTCGTCGGACGCGCCGGTGACATCGGCCACGTCGGTGACGTCGACGACCTCGTCGCGTTCGTGCAGCTCGTCCATCAGGAGGGCGAGCTGCGCGGTGGTGCGCAGCGGGTCGTCCTCGGGCTGCGGTGCAGCGAGCCGTTCGTCGCGGACCGCCGGGATCTCGTCGGTGGGATCGGCGAGGTCGTTCACGGCCACGTCCGGTGCCACGGCCGGCTCGGGCTCGGGCTCGGACCGTGGTGCGGCCTCGGCCTCGGGCTCGGGGGGCACCACAGCCACCGGCTCGGGCTCAGGGACGGGATCGGACTCGGGGGTGCGCCCGACCACGGCCTCGGGGGCGGGCTCCGGTCCTGGTGTCGGCGCCACCACGGGGTCGGGTGCCGCGGGTGGCGTCACCGTGCTCGCGAGCTGGGCGGCGAGGCGAGCGGCCGCTGCCCCCGACACCACGTCGAGGTCCTGTGGTGAGGCCGGAGGGGTCGACCGCTCTGGCTTCGACGCCGTGACCACCTCGGGGGTGGCTGCGTCATCGGGTCGGTGCGGTTGCCGGGGGGAGGGTGGCAGGTCGCGGACGACGCGCACGGAGGGCGCGGGGCGGCGTTCGAGCTCGGCGCGGGGGGTCGACAGGGGTGGGCCCGACCAGCGGTCCGGCGCGGCCTCCGCGACCTCCGGCTCCGCGGTCTCCGGCTCGATCGGTTCCGGCTCGACCGGCTCCGGGTCGACCGGCTCCGGGTCGACCGGCTCCGGGTCGACCGGCTCTGGATCGACCGGCGCCAGGTCCGCGATCTCAGGCTCCGCGACCTCCGGCTCCGCGACCTCCGGCTCCGCGAGCTCCGGCCGCGCGGTCTCCGATGCGGCCTCGGCCACAGCCTCCGCGAGCTCCGGCTCCGCGGTCTCCGGCGCGGTCGCGGCCACCGGCTGCGGGCCCACCGCTCCCACCGGCTCCGATGCCTCGGGCCCGGCGACCACGGGGTCCTCGTCGGCCTCGGCGCTGGGCTCAGCGAGCGGCGCGTCGGTGACCTCGTCGACCGCCACCTCGTCGGAGGGCTCGGCACCGTCCGCCGGGGAGGAGGGGACCTCGCGCCGCGGGGTACGGGCGGTGCGGTCGTCGATCAGCACCACCTGGGCGACGGTGCCGGCACCCTCGAGCGCCTCGATACCTGCCTGGAGTCGGACGCGCGGGGTGGCGTCGCTGCGGGCGAGCAGCAGCACGGCGTTCAACGCACCGGCGGCCGCCAGCACGTCGCGGTCCGCCAGCGGCGGGAGCGCGACCAGCAGCACCTCGAGATCCTTCGGGAGACGCTCGGGCAGCGCCGCTGCCGCACGCATCGCCTCGTCGAGGTCCCGTCCCGCACCGAGACGCGCGAGCTTGATGTCCCGTTCGAACGTGACGGTGTGCCCGAGCGAGGCCCCGTCGCGCACGACCTCGAGCAGCCCCTCGTGCGGCGTCGCACCGCTCGCGACGTCGACGATGAGCACGCTCGCGCCCTGCTCGGCGAGGGCGACCCCGAGCGCGTCGGTCCACGCGGCCGCATCGACGCCCCGTCCGGTCCCCGACAACCCGAGCACCACCCGCCGCCCCGCCCGGGCGTCGAGGACCGATGCCGCGAGATCGCCGGCGCCCGCCGGCGAGACCTGGGTCGGCAGCACCCCGACCAGCTCGCCGCCAGCCGAGCGGACGTGCCGAGGCCCTCGGATGGTCGCGTCGCCGGCATCGACGGCGATGGTGATGGCCAAACCGATGAGGATCGCAGCGACCGCCACGGCCGCACCGACGAGGGGCTGGCGGGGCAGGATCCCCGGCGCCAGCACGGTGACGATCAGACCGACGCCGACCAGGCCACCGACGGCAGCGCGCAACAACCCACCGCGGCGTTCGACGACGTCGAGCGCCTCGACGAGCCACGCGGGGCGGGATGAGAGGGCCATCGTCGGCCGACGCTAGCAAGGGCGGCGCGGGAGGCCCGACAGGTGCCACACGCCGGTCGGCCGGAGGGCCCACACCGGGTCTCCGGTAGCGTCCCGTCGATCGTGCGCAGCCTCGGAGGTCGGGTGGCCACGTCGGACCCGTCAGCACCCGACCGCGCGAGCGGCTTCCGCCGGCTGTCCGACGTCCGCCGGCTCGTCAGGTACGTCATCGCCGGCAGCACCGCCGCCGGCTCGCACCTGGCGACGTTGACCCTCCTCGTGGAACTGGGCGGGCTGCGCCCGTTGGTCGCGTCGACCGTCGGCTTCGGGGTGGGGCTGGTGGTGTCCTACACCCTCCAGCGGCGCTGGGTCTTCGCCAGCCTGGGCCGGCACCGCACCCTCCTGCCGCGCTTCCTGACGGTCATCGCGGTCGCCCTGCTGCTCAACACCGTCGTGGTCCACCTCGGCACCGAGGTGCTGACCGTGCACTACGCCCTGGTGCAACTGGTCGCGTTCGGCCTGATCCCCCTCAACAACTACGTCCTCAACTCGCTGTGGACCTTCCGGTGAGGCGGACCGCCGTCGGCGTGGCTGCGACCGCGGCTGCGTGCTCCGGTGGCGCGACCACAGCCGACCACGCGGCGCGGGCGGCCGTCAGCGCGTCAGCCACCCCGCTGTCCGCCCGAGCCAGGTGCACCGCCCAGGCCAGCACCGGCGGTGCCTGCACGGCCGCGGCCTCCAGCAGCCGTCCGTCGCCGCGGGCGATCCCGGCGAACAGCAGCGCCTTCGCGCGGTGGAAGACGCTGCCCCAGGCCAGGTCGGGAGGGACGGTCGGCTCGTCGGTGACCTCGTCCCAACGCGGTGTGTCGGACAGCGGGGGCTGCTGGCCGGTCAGGAAGGCGACCTCGGTGTCGACCCAGCCGAGGCGGAGCCGCTGACGGGCAGCTCGGGGACCATCGGTGAGCGCCTCGACCGCAGAGCGTGCGGCGCCGAGCCGGCGCACCGCGCGGGACGTGTCACCGACCCCGACCGCGTCGGCCACGAGCGAGACCCGCAGCATCGCGGCGTCGACCTCGTCCTCGGCCCGCAGGAGGGCAGGCAGCTCGCGCGCCTCCGCCTCGCCGTGCAACCCGAGCTCGCGCAGGATCCGGCCCCGCTCCGCGGCGATCCACGGCGCCAGGAGGGGTAGCTGGACCCGGTCGAGGTGCTCCCAGGCCAGGTCACCGCGGCCGAGCCGGCCCCACACCACGCCGTGCCACACCGGGACGGCAGCCTCGTGCCGCCAGCCCACGGCCAGGTCCACGTCAGGGGGAAGCAGCGCCGTCAGCGCGTCGTCGGGTGGAGGTGGGGGCAACGAGCTCATCCGGCGCGCTCCTCGACGCCCGCCATGCCACGGGCGGTCCACCTGCTCAGCCGCTGCACCCCGACCTCGTTGAGGTGGTACTCGTCGGCGAACAGCTCGGCGCGGTCGTCGAAGGACCGGGCGTCGAGCAGCGGCAGGTCACGGGCGGTGGCCACGGCCCGCAGCTGCGTGTCGAAACGCGCCACCTGCTCGCGCGTGACGACGTCCGCTGCCACGAGGTCGGCGGTCATCGCTGGCAGGCGCACGATGGTCGGCCGCACCCCCCGGTTGGCGAGGCCGTCCAGCAAGGTCTCGAACGCCTGCTGGCGCGGGCCGCCGGCACGGAAGTCGGCCATCGAACCGTCGCGCCGTTCGGCCAACCGCTCCGGATCGCGGTGGTAGCGGACGTCGTCGAAGCCGAGGTAGCGGCCACCGTCGTCGATCTCGCGCCGAGGCCACCCGTCGACCGGCTCACCGGCGTTCCAGGCCACCACGCTCGCCGGTTGACGCAACGCCGACCGGTAGCGCACCAGTTCGGAGACCCCGGAGGCGGCGTGATCGAGCTGGCTGAGCCACCCCGCCTGCCCGGTGAAGCGGCGGAAGCCCTCGGCCTCGCGGAAACGCTCCACATCGGCCGGATCGAAGGTGCTGGCGTTCCAGTCCCGGACCGAGACCCCGATGACGGCCCGCTGCGGGCCGAGCACCGGCACGACCACCTCCGGGTACCAGACCACCCAGGCCTCGGTGCCCGAGCCGGGGAGGGCCGCGTTGTAGACGGGGCCCGGCACGCCCTCCTCGACCAGCGTCGCGGGGTCGAAGCCCGCGTTCACGATCGACGAGCCGACCAGCACCGTCGTCGCCGTGCCCCGTTCCTGCATCTGGTCGACCTTCACGTCGGCGAAGGGGTTGGCCCACCTCGCCGGCGGTGGGAACGCATCGCCCGCCGCCCGGACGCCCAGCTCGGCCAGGGCGACCACGACCAGCACCGTCACGAGGACGGCGGGGACGCGGCGCTTCGGACGCATCGTGGACCTCAGAACTGGAAGTAGATGAACGGCTGGATGGGCTGCCCGGAGAAGACCACGAACAGGACGGCTGCGGTGCCGTACGCCAGGCCACGGGCGACCCGCGGCCAGGTCGGGAACGGCAGCTGCCACCCGGTCCGTCGCTGGGCGAGGTCGATCGTCAGCGTCAGGACCACCGCGGCCGCGAGCACCCACGGCAGGTCGAGCGGGAGGTCACGGTCGCGCCAGGTCACGATCGCGCCGATCACCGACCGTGCGTCGGCGAACGTCGGCGCCCGGAAGAAGATCCACGCGAACGTGACCGCGTGGAAGGTCACCAGGATGCTGGGCAGGTCCCGCAGCGCGAGGTCCCGGCGTCGCTCCGGGCGACGCAGGCGTCGGTGGACGACCAGGAACGCGCCATGGAGGCCGCCCCAGATCACGAAGTTCCACGACGCTCCGTGCCACAGGCCGCCGAGCAGCATCGTGATCATCAGGTTGCGACCGGTCCGCCAGGCGGTCCCACGGTTGCCGCCGAGCGGGATGTAGAGGTAGTCGCGCAGCCAGGTCGACAGCGAGATGTGCCACGTCCGCCAGAAGTCGGTGATGTTGGTCGACAGGTAGGGCTGCTCGAAGTTGCGCATCAGTTCCACACCGAGCAGACGGGCCGAGCCACGCGCCACCGCCGTGTACCCGGCGAAGTCGGCGTAGATCTGGAGCCCGAACGCGTAGGTGGCCAGCAGCATGTGGAGCCCGCCCATCTCCCGCGGCGCGGCGTAGGCATCGTCCACGTACGGGCCGAGCGCGTCGGCGACCACCACCTTCATCAC
Protein-coding regions in this window:
- a CDS encoding MBOAT family O-acyltransferase, with product MIFNSVQYVAFLAVVVGIYWRLPRRGQNLLVLVASYVFYGAWDARFLVLIAISTVVDFVVGTRLGREGTSGRSRRGWLVVSIAVNLGILGFFKYAGFFATSFAALAAKVGVEVSPFVLDVVLPVGISFYTFQTLSYTIDVYRGRFPPTHDLLDFATYVAFFPQLVAGPIERAANLLPQFAHQRRRPDAATLRSGLGLIALGLVMKVVVADALGPYVDDAYAAPREMGGLHMLLATYAFGLQIYADFAGYTAVARGSARLLGVELMRNFEQPYLSTNITDFWRTWHISLSTWLRDYLYIPLGGNRGTAWRTGRNLMITMLLGGLWHGASWNFVIWGGLHGAFLVVHRRLRRPERRRDLALRDLPSILVTFHAVTFAWIFFRAPTFADARSVIGAIVTWRDRDLPLDLPWVLAAAVVLTLTIDLAQRRTGWQLPFPTWPRVARGLAYGTAAVLFVVFSGQPIQPFIYFQF
- a CDS encoding GtrA family protein — protein: MATSDPSAPDRASGFRRLSDVRRLVRYVIAGSTAAGSHLATLTLLVELGGLRPLVASTVGFGVGLVVSYTLQRRWVFASLGRHRTLLPRFLTVIAVALLLNTVVVHLGTEVLTVHYALVQLVAFGLIPLNNYVLNSLWTFR
- a CDS encoding S-layer homology domain-containing protein, with amino-acid sequence MSLLVLTSLLSVGVIPAAVATEVAAPEVVDAELDLAHVPTAEVAEVVVDGLEGPVGDPTPGQRSGVVTAPIEFTALWAELPTGLDAINVRTSVDGETWTPWFALERQDGLDAPDPGTEEAAAAVDAEAVGLTDLQVTLEGRHVQVEAPGEDLTGVTLGFIDGGGLNEGAVAKLVRHLTPRPVPAEAATVPAGVNSRASWGAAPFKGTPSVASNGVQQVVLHHTATQNNLRQADGTCSHDAVASTMRSMQSWHQNHNGWSDLGYNVVIDPCGGLWEGRAGGLDRAVIGAHAAGFNTGSTGISVIGTYSQLAPNADILRALDRVVGWKAGIHGIDTHGTVWRYSTSYPTVVGHRQVGQTSCPGRIMEHIERIRTNAKAESSKWDRVPDGAGATTAPRFTDVAGSPHAAAIEELVAREITTGYPDRTFRPLRDVTRAQVATFLSKALGLEPIPGARFNDVDPGFVHAGAINALVEAGILTGYAGNTFRPNEPLRREHMAVIITRALELDLNPEAAARFSDVIGYAGEIGAIADAGIASGRSDGTFLPKASVTRGQMATFLVNALHFLEERAADEEELAEPEPEPTDGTDAT
- a CDS encoding SpoIID/LytB domain-containing protein, whose translation is MTRRTRLASSVLALALAVTLLPASAGSAQSGTPLRPSVRDQPDPNPGVVLRGRGWGHSVGMSQYGAYAMSREGRTHSQILQHYYPGTAQRTWSTDSPQRVTVQLATGGVTSTPAEAVGGAITWRYVEPNGTAHDPVTQPAGTSWTVRGGGTDNVNRVELRDAANDLVHGGNGTFHVSLTSMDEVRTAGARLRTYHPFGTRQYAYGRVEYRSDGEGKLGVTNRLPLESYLRGLGEVPSSWGASGGQQALEAQVIIARGYVLGRNRVTCATAACQVFVGFDKEIEATGQRWVDAVAATSGRYLVDGNGNIANTYYSSSHGGRTEASQDSWAYGTAVPYLVSVDDPWSLDAVNPMRSWTAVASNAEFRRVTGLGLSRIQRVEIMSRTAGGSPRVLRVTGPEGTKEFSTTASAAQSRKCNRNGYAGNSLRCDLATTVRNAAGDPFAGAGGRPPSSQIRSIGFAPFIDDDGNTHEYSIVWANAAGIAQGKTATTFAPRERVTRAQMASFIYRTFDIPKRTDNTFDDVNGGTHAEAISSVSAAGIAKGYSARRFGPDDPVTREQMASFIARAMGLDPVRPTFDDVPPNGTHAGNVGAIAERGITAGCRGNSYCPGDPVLRDQMASFLYRAARSLR